The Pseudophryne corroboree isolate aPseCor3 chromosome 2, aPseCor3.hap2, whole genome shotgun sequence genome has a segment encoding these proteins:
- the LOC135006894 gene encoding keratin, type II cytoskeletal cochleal-like: MSSRRVTSSGGASSKGFSSFSVGGSNRANNSSSSQWSRAGLVSAPSANFGSRSLYNQQAGGRISSSGGGFGGSGSGLGGSGGGYGGRGYGGSQSAASSEIIRNVTYDKKLLVPIILGIDPNISVFKKEEREQIKTLNNKFAAFIDKVRFLEQQNKVLETKWNLLQQQGGGSKAGQKSNIEPIFIAYINNLKSQLDGIVSNKSRLEGELHNEQERVEEFKRRYETEIGQRAAAENDFVLLKKDVDADYLVKVELEGRVNALSDEIAFLKALYELELGEIHQQTNDTSVLVTMDNNRSLNLDDIIAEVKAQYEEIANKSRAEAEEAYNTKYEQLRDAAGQQGNELKNTKNEISQLNRAIQKLKAEIESVKKQNASLELAIADAEQRGESAVVDARGKVVELEAALNNLKKEMARLLKEYQELMNVKLYLDIEIATYRTLLEGEEGRISGEITNTVNVSVISGSNSGAGAGAGSGGGYSSGGGYSSGGGYSSAYGGNISSTSTSLSSAGQQQIRRGPVKIISTTESLKSNYAS; encoded by the exons ATGAGTTCGAGACGTGTTACATCCTCTGGAGGAGCATCTTCTAAAGGCTTTAGCTCATTTTCAGTAGGAGGCAGCAACAGAGCCAACAATAGCTCATCCTCTCAATGGAGTCGTGCAGGTCTtgtctctgcccccagtgccaactTTGGGAGTAGAAGCCTCTACAACCAGCAAGCTGGTGGCAGGATTTCATCATCAGGTGGTGGGTTTGGTGGCTCAggcagtgggctcggtggctcaggCGGTGGGTATGGTGGTAGAGGGTATGGTGGGTCTCAATctgcagcttcatctgagattatcAGAAATGTGACCTATGATAAAAAACTGTTGGTACCAATCATTCTGGGAATCGATCCAAACATTTCAGTTTTTAAGAAAGAGGAAAGAGAGCAGATCAAGACCCtaaataacaaatttgctgcattcaTTGACAAG GTTCGATTTCTTGAGCAACAGAATAAAGTACTGGAGACTAAGTGGAACCTGTTGCAGCAACAAGGAGGGGGAAGTAAGGCTGGTCAGAAAAGTAACATTGAACCTATCTTCATTGCTTATATTAATAACCTGAAAAGCCAGCTGGACGGCATAGTGAGCAATAAGAGCCGCTTGGAGGGAGAGTTACATAATGAGCAGGAACGTGTTGAAGAGTTTAAACGCAG GTATGAGACTGAAATTGGACAGCGAGCCGCAGCAGAGAACGACTTTGTGCTGCTCAAAAAG GATGTTGATGCAGATTATCTAGTCAAGGTGGAACTGGAAGGGAGAGTGAATGCTCTCAGTGATGAGATTGCCTTCTTGAAAGCGCTTTATGAACTG GAGCTTGGGGAAATCCACCAACAGACAAATGACACCTCTGTTCTTGTAACAATGGACAACAATAGATCTCTCAACCTAGATGATATTATTGCTGAAGTAAAGGCTCAGTATGAGGAAATTGCCAACAAAAGCAGAGCAGAGGCAGAAGAAGCCTACAATACAAAG TATGAGCAGCTGAGGGATGCTGCCGGCCAGCAGGGGAATGAGCTGAAGAACACAAAGAACGAGATCTCACAGCTGAATAGAGCCATCCAGAAACTCAAAGCTGAAATTGAAAGTGTGAAGAAACAG AATGCCAGCCTTGAGCTGGCCATTGCAGACGCTGAGCAACGAGGAGAAAGCGCTGTGGTAGATGCCCGGGGCAAGGTGGTTGAATTGGAGGCGGCATTGAACAATCTGAAGAAGGAGATGGCTCGCCTGCTGAAAGAATACCAGGAGCTGATGAATGTGAAACTGTACCTGGATATAGAAATTGCCACTTACAGGACACTGCTAGAGGGAGAGGAGGGCAG AATCTCAGGAGAGATCACTAATACAGTCAATGTCT CTGTTATAAGTGGATCTAATTCTGGAGCAGGTGCTGGTGCCGGTTCTGGTGGTGGCTATAGTTCTGGTGGTGGCTACAGTTCTGGTGGAGGCTACAGTTCTGCGTATGGAGGCAACATCTCAAGTACATCCACCAGTCTCTCCAGCGCTGGACAGCAACAGATTAGACGTGGGCCTGTGAAGATCATCTCAACAACTGAGAGCCTAAAGTCCAACTACGCTTCCTAA